The following are from one region of the Mustela lutreola isolate mMusLut2 chromosome 9, mMusLut2.pri, whole genome shotgun sequence genome:
- the GFRA4 gene encoding GDNF family receptor alpha-4 isoform X2, producing MQLAASVPTLGSGRCWEADTCPAGVLLSVVLPICLLPGMGLCLAPALLLLLLQLLGSPGSAGRNRCLDAAEACTADARCQRLRTEYVAQCLGRVGAGGCPRARCRRALRRFFSRGPPALTHALLFCPCATAACAERRRQTFVPACAFAGPGPAPPSCLAPLDACEHSRICRPRLLAFQASCSPAPSAPDGCLLDEAPSCLRAYAGLVGTAVTPNYVDNASARVAPWCDCGASGNRREECEDFRGLFTRNRCLDGAIQAFDSGWSPILKNQPDVRQDPEHSLLQVSSADGLLVGESLLSMLFVLALQPLL from the exons ATGCAGCTTGCCGCTTCGGTTCCCACGCTGGGCTCAGGCCGCTGCTGGGAAGCAGACACCTGTCCCGCTGGGGTTCTGCTTTCAGTCGTCCTTCCCATCTGTTTGCTGCCTGGCATGGGCCTCTGCTTGGCGCctgcgctgctgctgctgctgctgcagctgctgG GGTCACCTGGCTCGGCCGGACGGAACCGATGCCTGGACGCGGCCGAGGCGTGTACGGCGGACGCGCGGTGCCAGCGGCTGCGCACCGAGTACGTGGCTCAGTGCTTGGGTCGGGTCGGGGCCGGAGGCTGCCCCCGCGCCCGCTGCCGCCGCGCCCTGCGCCGCTTCTTCTCCCGCGGGCCTCCCGCGCTCACCCACGCGCTGCTCTTCTGCCCGTGCGCCACCGCCGCGTGCGCCGAGCGCCGGCGCCAGACCTTCGTGCCAGCCTGCGCCTTCGCGGGGCCCGGGCCAGCGCCGCCCTCCTGCCTCGCACCCTTAGACGCCTGCGAACACAGCCGGATCTGCCG GCCCCGCCTCCTGGCCTTCCAGGCCTCCTGCTCGCCCGCCCCCAGCGCCCCCGACGGCTGCCTGCTGGATGAGGCCCCCAGCTGCCTGCGTGCCTACGCAGGCCTCGTGG GCACCGCCGTCACTCCCAACTATGTGGACAACGCGAGCGCGCGCGTGGCGCCTTGGTGCGACTGCGGAGCCAGCGGAAACCGGCGTGAGGAGTGCGAAGACTTCCGGGGGCTCTTCACCAGGAACCGCTGCTTGG ATGGTGCCATACAGGCCTTTGACAGTGGGTGGTCTCCAATCCTGAAGAACCAGCCAGATGTCCGCCAGGACCCTGAGCACAGCCTCCTGCAA GTGTCCTCCGCAGATGGGCTCCTGGTGGGGGAATCTCTGCTTTCCATGCTGTTTGTCTTGGCTCTGCAGCCCCTGCTCTGA
- the GFRA4 gene encoding GDNF family receptor alpha-4 isoform X1 has translation MPAGHALEPHSALLRFRAPRAFRGRGRGTRGKRAGKAARELQLPAAPSGSPGSAGRNRCLDAAEACTADARCQRLRTEYVAQCLGRVGAGGCPRARCRRALRRFFSRGPPALTHALLFCPCATAACAERRRQTFVPACAFAGPGPAPPSCLAPLDACEHSRICRPRLLAFQASCSPAPSAPDGCLLDEAPSCLRAYAGLVGTAVTPNYVDNASARVAPWCDCGASGNRREECEDFRGLFTRNRCLDGAIQAFDSGWSPILKNQPDVRQDPEHSLLQPLL, from the exons ATGCCAGCCGGTCACGCCTTGGAGCCACACTCTGCGCTCCTCCGATTCCGCGCGCCCCGCGCCTTCAGAGGGCGTGGCCGGGGGACGCGGGGGAAGCGCGCTGGTAAGGCTGCCCGAGAACTGCAGCTGCCCGCCGCTCCCTCAGGGTCACCTGGCTCGGCCGGACGGAACCGATGCCTGGACGCGGCCGAGGCGTGTACGGCGGACGCGCGGTGCCAGCGGCTGCGCACCGAGTACGTGGCTCAGTGCTTGGGTCGGGTCGGGGCCGGAGGCTGCCCCCGCGCCCGCTGCCGCCGCGCCCTGCGCCGCTTCTTCTCCCGCGGGCCTCCCGCGCTCACCCACGCGCTGCTCTTCTGCCCGTGCGCCACCGCCGCGTGCGCCGAGCGCCGGCGCCAGACCTTCGTGCCAGCCTGCGCCTTCGCGGGGCCCGGGCCAGCGCCGCCCTCCTGCCTCGCACCCTTAGACGCCTGCGAACACAGCCGGATCTGCCG GCCCCGCCTCCTGGCCTTCCAGGCCTCCTGCTCGCCCGCCCCCAGCGCCCCCGACGGCTGCCTGCTGGATGAGGCCCCCAGCTGCCTGCGTGCCTACGCAGGCCTCGTGG GCACCGCCGTCACTCCCAACTATGTGGACAACGCGAGCGCGCGCGTGGCGCCTTGGTGCGACTGCGGAGCCAGCGGAAACCGGCGTGAGGAGTGCGAAGACTTCCGGGGGCTCTTCACCAGGAACCGCTGCTTGG ATGGTGCCATACAGGCCTTTGACAGTGGGTGGTCTCCAATCCTGAAGAACCAGCCAGATGTCCGCCAGGACCCTGAGCACAGCCTCCTGCAA CCCCTGCTCTGA